The proteins below are encoded in one region of Kineococcus mangrovi:
- a CDS encoding FAD-dependent oxidoreductase, protein MPPPQSSVDPGRPSRGASPASRPGVEVPPAGTVAVVGTGPAGIYSAQMLLKQLPGVSVDLFDKLPAPFGLVRYGVAPDHPAIKRIQEPLQDVLESAGVRLLCNVEVGRDVSVQELSEHYDAVVLATGAEQDAPLDVPGHDLPGSHGAAAFVAWYNSHPDADPRWSLRARAAAVVGGGNVALDVTRVLAQQADRLLSTDVSDDVHEALRRSELREVHVFVRRGPVGTRFSPLELRELGEQPGFDVVVDPGDVVVDDHTRRMVEQFSPKRQVLETLTGWAHRDPASLTAPRRVHLHFFQAPVLIGGTGSVEFLRTERTEHDEVGHVRGTGRLTTTPVQAVYRAVGYASSPVPGAPFDRRRRLIPNRAGRVLDDDGGVVPGLYVTGWAKRGPVGLIGSTKSDARETVTHLVEDLLARGAGPGRSGGVPAAGGTRGLFHAPSADVVDLGGWSRIHAAELAAGVARRRDRVKIATRRGLLDVARAGREDPDPAGPITSDRPGTQPTP, encoded by the coding sequence ATGCCTCCCCCGCAGTCCTCCGTGGACCCCGGCCGCCCGTCGCGAGGTGCGTCCCCGGCCTCGCGCCCGGGGGTGGAGGTGCCGCCCGCCGGGACCGTCGCCGTGGTCGGGACGGGCCCGGCCGGCATCTACAGCGCGCAGATGCTGCTCAAGCAGCTGCCCGGGGTGTCCGTCGACCTGTTCGACAAGCTCCCCGCGCCCTTCGGGCTGGTCCGCTACGGCGTCGCGCCGGACCACCCGGCCATCAAACGCATCCAGGAACCGCTCCAGGACGTCCTGGAGTCGGCCGGTGTCCGTCTGCTGTGCAACGTCGAGGTCGGCCGCGACGTCAGCGTCCAGGAGTTGTCCGAGCACTACGACGCGGTGGTCCTCGCCACCGGCGCCGAGCAGGACGCGCCCCTGGACGTCCCCGGCCACGACCTGCCGGGGTCGCACGGGGCGGCCGCCTTCGTGGCCTGGTACAACAGCCACCCCGACGCCGATCCGCGGTGGTCACTGCGGGCACGCGCCGCCGCCGTCGTCGGCGGCGGGAACGTCGCCCTGGACGTCACGCGGGTCCTGGCCCAGCAGGCGGACCGGCTGTTGTCCACCGACGTGTCCGACGACGTGCACGAAGCTCTGCGCCGCAGCGAGTTGCGCGAGGTGCACGTGTTCGTCCGCCGCGGTCCGGTGGGTACTCGCTTCTCACCCCTGGAACTGCGGGAGCTGGGGGAGCAACCGGGTTTCGACGTGGTCGTCGACCCGGGCGACGTGGTCGTCGACGACCACACCCGGCGCATGGTCGAGCAGTTCTCGCCGAAGCGTCAGGTCCTGGAGACCCTCACCGGGTGGGCCCACCGGGACCCCGCCTCGTTGACGGCACCCCGGCGGGTGCACCTGCACTTCTTCCAGGCCCCGGTGCTCATCGGTGGCACCGGTTCGGTGGAGTTCCTCCGCACCGAGCGGACCGAGCACGACGAGGTCGGGCACGTGCGGGGGACCGGGCGCCTGACCACGACGCCGGTGCAGGCGGTGTACCGGGCCGTCGGTTACGCCAGCTCCCCCGTCCCCGGTGCGCCGTTCGACCGGCGACGGCGGCTGATCCCGAACCGGGCCGGTCGGGTGCTCGACGACGACGGCGGGGTCGTGCCCGGCCTCTACGTCACCGGCTGGGCCAAGCGGGGCCCGGTGGGTCTGATCGGGTCCACCAAGTCCGACGCCCGGGAGACGGTCACCCACCTCGTCGAGGACCTCCTCGCCCGCGGGGCCGGACCCGGGCGCTCGGGCGGCGTGCCCGCCGCGGGCGGGACCCGCGGCCTGTTCCACGCGCCGTCCGCCGACGTCGTCGACCTGGGCGGCTGGTCGCGCATCCACGCCGCCGAGCTGGCCGCGGGGGTGGCGCGGCGCCGGGACCGCGTCAAGATCGCCACCCGCCGGGGCCTGCTGGACGTCGCGCGCGCCGGGCGCGAGGACCCGGACCCGGCCGGCCCGATCACGTCCGACCGGCCCGGCACGCAGCCGACGCCGTGA
- a CDS encoding (R)-mandelonitrile lyase, with product MRHRSTVPAAILLGSALGLAACSGGTDAETPDRLPPAPDAISETTSTPPGPSLELSPSAERTTTTGAAENFTGTVRVTPLFDPTDASTAGAGLVTFEPGARTAWHTHPAGQRIVITAGTGWVQERGGERLEVRAGDVVWFAPGVEHWHGATATDPMTHVAVQDTVDGSNATWEDLVTDEEYTGG from the coding sequence ATGAGGCACCGCAGCACCGTCCCCGCCGCCATCCTCCTGGGATCGGCCCTGGGTCTGGCCGCCTGCTCCGGCGGGACGGACGCCGAGACCCCGGACCGGCTGCCCCCCGCCCCCGACGCGATCTCGGAGACCACCTCGACACCGCCGGGGCCCTCGCTGGAGCTGTCGCCCTCGGCCGAGCGCACCACCACCACGGGCGCGGCGGAGAACTTCACCGGGACCGTCCGCGTCACGCCGCTGTTCGACCCGACCGACGCCTCGACGGCCGGGGCGGGCCTGGTCACCTTCGAACCCGGTGCCCGGACGGCGTGGCACACCCACCCGGCGGGCCAGCGCATCGTCATCACCGCCGGGACCGGCTGGGTCCAGGAACGCGGCGGTGAGCGCCTGGAGGTCCGTGCGGGTGACGTCGTCTGGTTCGCCCCGGGCGTCGAGCACTGGCACGGCGCCACCGCGACCGACCCCATGACCCACGTCGCGGTGCAGGACACCGTGGACGGGTCGAACGCGACCTGGGAGGACCTGGTGACCGATGAGGAGTACACCGGCGGCTGA
- a CDS encoding serine hydrolase domain-containing protein: MTRALTVLRRIVTAVERDGFGAHAAHVRVGDDAAQFRWSPDVARDVHSVAKGVCVLAAGIAADEGVFDLDAPVAQHLPDLPLGEGVQAVTTRHLLGMRSGIDLPWAPTSLTDWPDLAREFLSRPSRGRVFQYSNASSYTAMRALASVVGDVPAWLQPRLFDPLGIPAPVWDRCPGGWIAAGGGLHLRSGELARIGQLIRDGGVWRGRSLVSSRWVDALHSDWFEREGAPGYTRYALAGWGGPGRAWRLHGAHGQLLVFLDDAVVTITADDHAGADRVAQQVVSALEG; encoded by the coding sequence GTGACCCGCGCCCTGACCGTCCTGCGCCGCATCGTCACCGCCGTCGAGCGGGACGGCTTCGGCGCGCACGCCGCGCACGTCCGGGTCGGCGACGACGCCGCGCAGTTCCGCTGGAGCCCGGACGTGGCGCGCGACGTCCACTCGGTGGCGAAGGGGGTGTGCGTGCTCGCCGCCGGCATCGCCGCGGACGAAGGGGTCTTCGACCTCGACGCCCCGGTGGCGCAGCACCTCCCGGACCTCCCCCTCGGGGAGGGGGTCCAGGCCGTGACCACGCGGCACCTGCTGGGGATGCGCAGCGGCATCGACCTGCCGTGGGCACCGACGTCGCTGACCGACTGGCCGGACCTCGCCCGGGAGTTCCTGAGCCGCCCCTCCCGTGGACGGGTCTTCCAGTACTCCAACGCCAGTTCGTACACGGCTATGCGTGCCCTGGCCTCCGTCGTCGGGGACGTCCCGGCGTGGTTGCAGCCGCGGTTGTTCGACCCGCTGGGCATCCCCGCCCCGGTGTGGGACCGCTGCCCCGGCGGGTGGATCGCGGCGGGCGGGGGACTGCACCTGCGCTCGGGCGAGCTCGCCCGGATCGGGCAGTTGATCCGCGACGGCGGGGTGTGGCGGGGCAGGAGCCTGGTGTCCTCGCGGTGGGTCGACGCGCTGCACTCGGACTGGTTCGAGCGGGAGGGCGCCCCCGGCTACACCCGGTACGCCCTCGCCGGGTGGGGCGGACCGGGACGGGCGTGGCGCCTGCACGGTGCCCACGGGCAGCTGCTGGTGTTCCTGGACGACGCCGTGGTGACGATCACGGCCGACGACCACGCCGGGGCCGACCGGGTGGCCCAGCAGGTGGTCAGTGCCCTGGAGGGCTGA
- the hisN gene encoding histidinol-phosphatase → MPTSSTPGSPPPPRYDDDLRLAHVIADQVDGLTTDRFKAQDLRVETKPDLTPVSDADRTAEELIRSQLKRTRPRDAVLGEEFGLVGHGARQWVVDPIDGTKNFVRGVPVWATLIALLDDGVPVVGLVSAPALGRRWWAAVGSGAWTGRSLSSATRIAVSSVSSLADASLAYSSLSGWEAGGSLDRFLGLTRAVWRTRGYGDFWSYMLLAEGAVDIAAEPELALHDMAALVPIVTEAGGRFTSRAGVDGPHGGDAVASNGLLHAVALEHLGRS, encoded by the coding sequence CTGCCCACGTCCTCGACCCCGGGGTCCCCGCCCCCTCCACGCTACGACGACGACCTGCGCCTGGCGCACGTCATCGCCGACCAGGTGGACGGCCTGACGACCGACCGCTTCAAGGCCCAGGACCTGCGGGTGGAGACGAAGCCGGACCTGACGCCGGTCAGCGACGCCGACCGCACGGCCGAGGAGCTGATCCGCTCCCAGCTCAAGCGCACCCGCCCGCGGGACGCGGTCCTCGGCGAGGAGTTCGGCCTCGTGGGCCACGGGGCGCGGCAGTGGGTCGTGGACCCGATCGACGGCACGAAGAACTTCGTCCGCGGGGTGCCGGTGTGGGCCACCCTCATCGCCCTGCTCGACGACGGCGTGCCCGTCGTCGGCCTCGTGTCCGCCCCGGCGCTGGGGCGGCGGTGGTGGGCGGCGGTCGGGTCGGGTGCGTGGACGGGGCGCAGCCTGTCCTCGGCCACGCGCATCGCGGTGAGCTCGGTGTCCTCCCTGGCCGACGCGTCGCTGGCCTACTCCTCGCTGTCCGGCTGGGAGGCGGGCGGCTCCCTCGACCGCTTCCTGGGCCTGACGCGCGCGGTGTGGCGCACGCGCGGCTACGGCGACTTCTGGTCCTACATGCTGCTCGCCGAGGGGGCGGTGGACATCGCCGCCGAGCCGGAGCTGGCGCTGCACGACATGGCCGCGCTCGTGCCGATCGTCACCGAGGCCGGGGGCCGGTTCACCTCCCGCGCCGGGGTCGACGGTCCCCACGGCGGCGACGCCGTCGCCTCCAACGGGCTGCTGCACGCGGTGGCCCTGGAGCACCTGGGCCGGTCGTGA
- a CDS encoding vitamin K epoxide reductase family protein has product MAGTTDRVEELPDDGFDEGSTGGAGGGAPEGHLSALPVSPRTRGLLLTIGGVLGFVAAFTLTIERIRLLQDPSYVPSCSLNPIISCGSVMQTEQARLFGFPNPLIGIAAFAISTFLGVLVLSRVALPRWVERGYLLGITLGTVFVGWLISQSLYSIHALCPYCMVVWAVVVPTFWTHVADALDRGLLPVPAAARGAARVVVDYRALIVVLSFAAVLVMVATKFWSYWSTLL; this is encoded by the coding sequence ATGGCCGGCACGACCGACCGGGTCGAGGAGCTGCCCGACGACGGCTTCGACGAGGGGTCCACGGGCGGGGCCGGCGGCGGCGCGCCCGAGGGGCACCTGTCCGCGCTGCCCGTCTCCCCCCGCACCCGCGGGCTGCTGCTCACCATCGGCGGGGTCCTCGGCTTCGTCGCGGCGTTCACCCTGACGATCGAGCGGATCAGGCTCCTCCAGGACCCGTCCTACGTGCCGAGCTGCAGCCTCAACCCGATCATCTCCTGCGGCAGCGTCATGCAGACCGAGCAGGCCAGGCTGTTCGGCTTCCCCAACCCGCTCATCGGGATCGCCGCCTTCGCGATCTCGACGTTCCTCGGGGTCCTCGTGCTCTCCCGCGTCGCGCTGCCCCGCTGGGTCGAGCGCGGCTACCTGCTGGGCATCACCCTGGGGACGGTCTTCGTCGGGTGGCTCATCAGCCAGAGCCTGTACTCCATCCACGCCCTGTGCCCGTACTGCATGGTCGTGTGGGCCGTCGTCGTCCCGACGTTCTGGACCCACGTGGCCGACGCCCTCGACCGGGGACTGCTGCCCGTCCCGGCCGCCGCGCGCGGGGCCGCCCGGGTGGTCGTCGACTACCGCGCCCTGATCGTCGTGCTCAGCTTCGCGGCCGTCCTGGTCATGGTGGCCACGAAGTTCTGGAGCTACTGGAGCACGCTGCTCTGA
- a CDS encoding flavin reductase family protein, which translates to MPTRTDPARTDPAAVRSTFARFPSGVAALSALVHEAPVVVLASSFQVGISLTPPLVLFAVQHGSFSWSQLRTAPRIGVSVLASAHRPSVPTLTRKDLSARFDGLETEVAATGAHYLSGAAAWMECSVHSETAAGDHDVVVLRVHDLGHAADVDPLVWHGSTFRTLRGTATSPDHEDSGRTPQ; encoded by the coding sequence GTGCCCACCCGCACCGACCCCGCCCGCACCGACCCCGCCGCCGTGCGTTCCACCTTCGCGCGGTTCCCCTCCGGCGTGGCCGCCCTGTCGGCGCTCGTGCACGAGGCGCCGGTCGTCGTCCTCGCGTCCTCGTTCCAGGTCGGCATCTCGCTGACCCCGCCGCTGGTGCTGTTCGCCGTGCAGCACGGCTCGTTCAGCTGGTCGCAGCTGCGCACGGCTCCCCGCATCGGCGTCTCGGTCCTGGCCTCGGCCCACCGGCCCTCCGTCCCGACGTTGACCCGCAAGGACCTCTCCGCCAGGTTCGACGGCCTCGAGACCGAGGTCGCGGCGACGGGTGCGCACTACCTGTCGGGGGCGGCCGCCTGGATGGAGTGCAGCGTGCACTCCGAGACGGCCGCGGGCGACCACGACGTCGTGGTGCTGCGGGTGCACGACCTCGGCCACGCCGCCGACGTCGACCCTCTCGTCTGGCACGGTTCGACGTTCCGGACGCTGCGTGGCACCGCCACGTCACCCGACCACGAGGACAGCGGAAGGACCCCCCAGTGA
- a CDS encoding mechanosensitive ion channel family protein, with amino-acid sequence MALVAAAVAATVGELAALGVRRLGRKHEILATLAQRGRRPLAGLLGTLAAISSLQIYTSAAAWRQPTLTVLGLVAVAFGAGLAIVAANVVQDVLLLRYRVDVADNRRQRQRRTQVSLVKRLVVALIVVVAVAAMLLTIPGARGMGASVLASAGLLSVVAGLAAQTSLANVFAGLQIAFTDAVRVDDVVVVEDEWGNIEDITLTYVVVRLWDQRRLILPSTYFTTTPFANWTRNSADIIGAVELQLDWTVPVEELRSRAERFVRAHELFNGQTFSVAVTETSERAVTVRVLVSADSGGRLFDLRCAVREELVAFLQREHPGALPKVRFASPPAADQAADQTTDQTADRATGAARIPAQGHRTFSDRS; translated from the coding sequence GTGGCCCTCGTGGCCGCCGCCGTGGCCGCGACCGTCGGCGAGCTCGCCGCCCTCGGCGTGCGCCGGCTGGGCCGCAAGCACGAGATCCTCGCCACGCTGGCCCAGCGGGGCCGCCGGCCGCTGGCCGGACTCCTCGGAACCCTGGCCGCGATCTCCTCGCTGCAGATCTACACCTCCGCCGCGGCCTGGCGACAGCCCACGCTGACGGTCCTGGGGCTGGTGGCCGTCGCCTTCGGCGCGGGTCTGGCGATCGTGGCGGCCAACGTCGTCCAGGACGTCCTGCTGCTGCGGTACCGCGTCGACGTCGCCGACAACCGGCGCCAGCGGCAGCGCCGCACGCAGGTCTCCCTCGTCAAGCGCCTCGTCGTGGCCCTCATCGTCGTCGTGGCCGTCGCCGCGATGCTGCTGACGATCCCCGGCGCCCGCGGCATGGGGGCCAGCGTCCTGGCCTCGGCCGGGCTGCTCTCCGTCGTCGCCGGTCTGGCCGCCCAGACGTCGCTCGCCAACGTGTTCGCGGGCCTGCAGATCGCCTTCACCGACGCCGTCCGCGTCGACGACGTCGTCGTCGTGGAGGACGAGTGGGGGAACATCGAGGACATCACGCTGACCTACGTCGTCGTGCGGCTGTGGGACCAGCGCCGGCTCATCCTGCCCTCCACGTACTTCACGACGACGCCGTTCGCGAACTGGACGCGCAACTCCGCCGACATCATCGGCGCCGTGGAGCTGCAGCTGGACTGGACCGTCCCGGTCGAGGAACTGCGTTCCCGCGCGGAGCGCTTCGTGCGCGCGCACGAGCTGTTCAACGGCCAGACGTTCTCGGTGGCCGTGACCGAGACGTCCGAGCGGGCGGTCACGGTGCGGGTGCTTGTCAGCGCCGACTCCGGCGGGAGGCTGTTCGACCTGCGCTGCGCCGTCCGCGAGGAGCTCGTGGCGTTCCTGCAGCGCGAGCACCCGGGGGCGCTGCCCAAGGTGCGGTTCGCCTCGCCCCCGGCCGCGGACCAGGCGGCGGACCAGACCACGGACCAGACCGCGGACCGGGCCACCGGTGCCGCCCGGATCCCCGCCCAGGGCCACCGGACGTTCTCGGACCGGTCCTGA
- the fdxA gene encoding ferredoxin has product MTYVIAQPCVDLKDKACIEECPVDCIYEGRRSLYIHPDECVDCGACEPVCPVEAIYYEDDVPEQWSAFTAANVEFFDALGSPGGASRTGLVDSDHPVVANLPAQEQ; this is encoded by the coding sequence GTGACCTACGTCATCGCCCAGCCCTGCGTCGACCTGAAGGACAAGGCCTGCATCGAGGAGTGCCCCGTCGACTGCATCTACGAGGGCAGGCGGTCGCTGTACATCCACCCGGACGAGTGCGTCGACTGCGGTGCGTGCGAGCCCGTGTGCCCCGTGGAGGCCATCTACTACGAGGACGACGTCCCGGAGCAGTGGTCGGCCTTCACGGCGGCCAACGTCGAGTTCTTCGACGCCCTCGGTTCGCCCGGGGGAGCTTCGCGCACCGGCCTCGTCGACAGCGACCACCCCGTCGTCGCGAACCTCCCCGCGCAGGAGCAGTGA
- a CDS encoding MFS transporter — protein MKRLLVPSAALLWGLQFALLNPVLALLLVALFDATAGQVGLALAAYNLAGFAASLLVPAYADRRADYLRPMLVCAALTVALAPVLAFSTSLPVAVAALVVLGGPAGVGNSLLFAHLKHSGASTSSVINTRAVSSVAWVAGPPLATVLITGFGNGAVLTLLAVVAALTVVTAAAMIRTSRGAARAGAATAATATGRDEPMSRPGVVAVVGAFVLLQATNSAVVAVMSLYVTRDLGLPVAWAGIALGVAAGLEIPALLLAGRLTGRFSNLTLLTSGCVCGIAYYVVMTLVSGPVALLAAQVLNAWFFAVVAGVGLTLFQEVIPRAGLASGLYTNTRRVGAVLSGPLVGLGAATSLGYGAVFAASAALTLVSLVIVVVLQRSASRRAAGHPAREPGTVDTAAG, from the coding sequence GTGAAGCGTCTGCTCGTCCCCTCCGCCGCCCTGCTCTGGGGTCTGCAGTTCGCCCTCCTGAACCCGGTGCTGGCGCTGCTGCTGGTGGCGCTGTTCGACGCCACGGCCGGACAGGTCGGCCTGGCGCTGGCCGCGTACAACCTGGCCGGGTTCGCGGCCTCGCTGCTGGTGCCCGCCTACGCCGACCGGCGCGCCGACTACCTGCGCCCCATGCTCGTCTGCGCCGCCCTCACGGTGGCCCTGGCCCCGGTGCTCGCCTTCAGCACGTCCCTGCCGGTCGCCGTCGCGGCCCTGGTCGTGCTCGGCGGGCCCGCCGGGGTCGGCAACTCCCTGCTGTTCGCGCACCTGAAGCACTCGGGCGCCAGCACCTCGTCGGTGATCAACACCCGCGCCGTGTCCTCCGTCGCCTGGGTCGCCGGTCCCCCGCTGGCCACGGTCCTCATCACCGGCTTCGGCAACGGGGCGGTGCTGACCCTGCTGGCCGTCGTCGCGGCCCTGACCGTCGTGACCGCCGCGGCCATGATCAGGACCTCCCGCGGCGCGGCCCGGGCGGGCGCGGCCACGGCGGCGACGGCCACCGGCCGGGACGAGCCCATGTCGAGGCCGGGGGTGGTCGCGGTGGTGGGGGCGTTCGTCCTGCTGCAGGCGACCAACAGCGCGGTCGTCGCGGTGATGAGCCTCTACGTGACCCGCGACCTGGGGTTGCCGGTGGCCTGGGCCGGGATCGCCCTCGGGGTCGCGGCGGGGCTGGAGATCCCCGCTCTGCTGCTGGCCGGGCGCCTGACCGGACGGTTCTCCAACCTCACCCTGCTGACGTCGGGGTGCGTCTGCGGCATCGCGTACTACGTCGTCATGACGCTGGTGAGCGGGCCCGTCGCCCTGCTGGCCGCGCAGGTCCTCAACGCCTGGTTCTTCGCCGTCGTCGCCGGGGTGGGGCTCACCCTCTTCCAGGAGGTGATCCCCCGCGCCGGGCTGGCCTCGGGCCTGTACACCAACACCCGCCGCGTCGGTGCGGTCCTGTCCGGCCCGCTCGTCGGCCTGGGGGCGGCGACGTCGCTGGGGTACGGCGCGGTGTTCGCCGCCAGCGCCGCGCTGACCCTGGTCAGCCTGGTGATCGTCGTGGTCCTGCAGCGCTCGGCCTCCAGGCGCGCCGCGGGGCACCCGGCGCGCGAGCCCGGGACCGTCGACACCGCCGCGGGGTGA
- a CDS encoding SemiSWEET family transporter has product MPAPTLVPVLGLLAAGLGVFTGVPQVLRLLRTPDATGLSYSSAVLGVLSSGTWLSYGLALLDPAQLLANVPGLACAVLTVVLAGRRLAVPLRHAAIAVTAWVPLVATAFALGGVLVVGALATAVSLVRMVPQIVTVLRRAPLRGLAPSTFVLTQASAALWTGYGLATAQGSVVVCSAVSFTLAGVVLSRRCPPTDLARALHAGRLGRPGRLLVRPIVLARRAGLALAA; this is encoded by the coding sequence GTGCCTGCTCCCACCCTGGTCCCGGTCCTCGGGCTGCTCGCCGCCGGTCTCGGCGTGTTCACCGGTGTCCCCCAGGTCCTGCGCCTGCTGCGGACCCCCGACGCCACCGGCCTGTCGTACTCCTCGGCGGTGCTGGGGGTCCTGTCCTCGGGCACCTGGTTGAGCTACGGCCTCGCGCTGCTCGACCCGGCCCAGCTCCTCGCGAACGTGCCGGGTCTGGCGTGCGCCGTCCTCACCGTGGTCCTCGCCGGCCGCCGCCTCGCCGTCCCGCTGCGGCACGCGGCGATCGCCGTCACGGCGTGGGTCCCGCTGGTCGCGACCGCCTTCGCCCTCGGCGGGGTCCTCGTCGTGGGGGCCCTGGCCACCGCCGTCTCGCTGGTCCGGATGGTCCCGCAGATCGTCACGGTCCTGCGGCGCGCGCCGCTGCGGGGGCTCGCCCCGTCGACGTTCGTCCTGACCCAGGCGTCGGCGGCCCTGTGGACCGGCTACGGCCTGGCCACGGCGCAGGGGTCGGTCGTCGTCTGCTCGGCCGTCTCCTTCACCCTGGCCGGGGTCGTGCTCTCCCGCCGCTGCCCGCCCACGGACCTCGCGCGCGCCCTGCACGCGGGCCGCCTCGGGCGGCCGGGCCGGCTGCTGGTGCGTCCGATCGTGCTGGCCCGCCGGGCCGGTCTCGCGCTGGCGGCCTGA
- a CDS encoding carboxymuconolactone decarboxylase family protein, with protein MATVGAATAVVQTSGDGDAASAASASASATTTTSPATSPSADALEQVAPGLARYQREDLEEGLWARPGLAARDRHLVTLAHLVGSGQTQHLTTYLEDALDAGLTPAEVSETVTHLAFYSGWENAASAVGPLQEVFAARGVSAQDLPAASPDLLPLDQAAEAARAEQVQSTYGEVSQGVVDSTGEVLFRDLWLRPDLAPRDRSLVTVTALVSSGQVQQIPFHLGRAMDNGLTEAEVGETMHQLAFYAGWPKVFSAMPTVGEVLAARR; from the coding sequence GTGGCCACCGTGGGAGCAGCGACCGCCGTCGTCCAGACGAGCGGGGACGGGGACGCCGCGTCGGCGGCCTCCGCCTCCGCCTCCGCCACCACCACGACCAGCCCCGCGACCAGTCCCTCGGCCGACGCCCTGGAGCAGGTCGCCCCGGGTCTGGCCCGGTACCAGCGGGAGGACCTGGAGGAGGGCCTGTGGGCTCGTCCCGGGCTCGCCGCCCGGGACCGGCACCTGGTCACCCTGGCGCACCTCGTCGGTTCGGGCCAGACCCAGCACCTGACGACGTACCTGGAGGACGCCCTCGACGCGGGCCTGACCCCCGCTGAGGTGTCCGAGACCGTCACGCACCTGGCCTTCTACAGCGGGTGGGAGAACGCCGCGTCCGCGGTGGGTCCGCTCCAGGAGGTCTTCGCGGCGCGGGGGGTGAGCGCGCAGGACCTGCCGGCGGCCTCGCCGGACCTGCTGCCGCTGGACCAGGCGGCCGAGGCGGCCCGGGCCGAGCAGGTGCAGTCCACCTACGGCGAGGTGTCCCAGGGCGTCGTGGACAGCACCGGGGAGGTGCTCTTCCGCGACCTGTGGCTCCGGCCGGACCTCGCGCCCCGCGACCGCAGCCTCGTCACCGTCACGGCCCTGGTGAGCAGCGGGCAGGTGCAGCAGATCCCCTTCCACCTCGGCCGGGCCATGGACAACGGCCTCACCGAGGCCGAGGTCGGGGAGACCATGCACCAGCTGGCCTTCTACGCCGGGTGGCCGAAGGTCTTCTCCGCGATGCCGACCGTCGGCGAGGTGCTCGCGGCCCGGAGGTGA
- a CDS encoding CPBP family intramembrane glutamic endopeptidase, whose translation MNLAPAAGPRPGVVTDARARRLLVWEVVAVFAVSLGMSGVRALVRFLGILTAPVAINAQTSTVLGSYAPDRPWLDLALQLVSIASGLAPVLLVGYLLARDGRSLRTLGFDGHRLGRNVLAGLGLAAVIGGCGLLLYLGARASGLNTNVAASTLPDTWWAVPVSVLAAAQNGILEEVLVAGYLLHRLSQLGFRWWPALLVSALLRGSYHLYQGVGGFVGNVAMGLVFGWVYQRWGRTTPLVVAHTAIDVVAFVGYAALVGKVSWLPG comes from the coding sequence GTGAACCTCGCCCCCGCCGCGGGGCCGCGCCCAGGCGTCGTCACCGACGCCCGGGCGCGACGGCTGCTGGTCTGGGAGGTCGTCGCGGTCTTCGCGGTCTCCCTGGGGATGAGCGGGGTGCGGGCGCTCGTCCGGTTCCTCGGCATCCTCACGGCGCCGGTGGCGATCAACGCGCAGACCTCCACGGTCCTGGGCAGCTACGCCCCGGACCGGCCGTGGCTGGACCTGGCGCTGCAGCTCGTCTCGATCGCCTCCGGCCTGGCGCCGGTCCTGCTCGTCGGCTACCTGCTGGCCCGGGACGGGCGGTCGCTGCGCACGCTGGGCTTCGACGGCCACCGCCTCGGCCGGAACGTGCTGGCCGGGCTGGGCCTGGCGGCCGTCATCGGCGGCTGCGGCCTGCTGCTCTACCTGGGTGCCCGCGCGTCGGGGCTCAACACGAACGTCGCGGCCTCGACGCTGCCCGACACGTGGTGGGCGGTGCCGGTCTCGGTGCTGGCGGCGGCGCAGAACGGGATCCTCGAGGAGGTCCTCGTCGCCGGGTACCTGCTGCACCGGCTGTCCCAGCTGGGGTTCCGGTGGTGGCCGGCGCTGCTGGTCAGCGCCCTGCTGCGCGGCTCCTACCACCTGTACCAGGGCGTCGGCGGGTTCGTCGGCAACGTCGCCATGGGCCTGGTGTTCGGGTGGGTGTACCAGCGGTGGGGGCGGACGACCCCCCTGGTGGTGGCGCACACCGCGATCGACGTCGTGGCGTTCGTGGGGTACGCGGCCCTCGTCGGGAAGGTGAGCTGGCTGCCGGGCTGA